The Staphylococcus saprophyticus subsp. saprophyticus ATCC 15305 = NCTC 7292 genome contains the following window.
GGAAAGTACTTGATGGATATGCATTAAACGTTGTTGGATAAGTTCGATATGTTTCGTGGTATTGCCGATCGTTAATTCGTCGAGCGGTTGTTCCATTTGATTGCTTAAAAAAGTAAAGTAATTATAATGAAAAAGGGATAATTGATACAAAGCATCTTGTTTAAATTCAGTATATTCTTGCTCTATAAAATCATGAACATCCTGTTTATATTGAAGTTTCTTTTTATGATTGGTAACATAAGCAAATTTATATATCTCGATTAAATTGAGTAACTTGGTTATACGTTTTTCTAAGTTGTGAAATTCTAGGTGATACATAGAATCATCCTTTCGTTAAATTGTGGCATAATAAACAATAAATAAGCGAAGGGTTTTTAAAATTTTACAATGCAATGGCAGAATTATAGATGAAGTTTTTAGTAGTGTCTAAAAGTAGGTTAATTAGAAGAAGTAGAGTACAGAATTAACTGAGTAGTGGAGGTATAGATAATTATATTTTATTAAATATATGGATAAAGAACATCCAACTGAACATTAGGACTCAGTTGGATTTAAAAATTGTTGATAATTATTGACGGTAATATCTTGTGTTTTGATTGTTTTGCCAAAAGAATACGAAATATCATGAATATCAACAATGGGGATTTCATTTGTTTTACCAAGTCCAATTTCAAAAATGACAGCCTTCCAAAGTCCTTCATCACAAAGTAATCCAATGAAAATAACATTTTCAGTTACAATATCAGTACGATTATTATATTCCACGGCCATCACATTTCTTTCTGTACAGTAGATGAGTACCTCTGAGAATATAGGGGGTAAATTGAGATGTTCACTATGATCAAATTTAATATAACGATCTAATTTTTTTAAATAACGTCTCATTTTTGTATAAGGTAAATTTAAGCATTTTTTAATAATTGCATTTATTTCTTCTTTATAAGGCAGTGTTGAATAAGATTGACTTTCATTCAAAACTAGGAATAAAGCAGATAATTGGTTTTCAGTTAGCTCAATTTCATAACTATTTGGTGTTTCTTGCAATTGGTAACCACCCAACTTACCATGTTTTGCCAAAATCTTAACACCTTGATCTTCTAAATCTTGAATGTCTCTTAAAATCGTCCTTTTGGATACATTTAAATCCGTCGCTAATTCTGAAGCAGTAATCTGTCTATTCTCTTGAATAGCTAGAACAAGTTTATTTTGTCTTTCGCGTTTATTCATTAGAAAGTTACCTCCCAAATGATTACATATTACATTTATTATATCACAAAAGTGACAATGATGACATTTAGAAAAATTTTTTCGAGAAATTTAAAGAAAACGCTTACATTTATGAGGAGGTTATGTTAGTATATAACTAGTAACAAAGGGGTAGCGAATAGATGGCAAAGGGGTAGGCTATTACATATAGTTTTGTTAACATCTATTTGTTCGAGTTACTAATCAAACATCTTCAATATTTATTACTTACTTTCCTTTCTATTTAACCGGCTAGCGACGCTAGTCGGTTTTATTTTGTAATTATTGAGTATATAAATGGTATTTTGATTAACTGTATTTTAATCGTAGCCAAATAACATGTATTTCAATGCGGATTCTGTGATAAAATAAAACAATTATATAGCGTATATAGGTTCGGTTTATATTATTTAAATGAAGAGGTGTATCTCATATGGAAAAAGAACAACTTATTAAAATAGATGATTCAATTCATGCTTGGTTTAATACGTTAGATGACATTATTCCAAAGTTAATCAATGATATGGTTACAAGTACTAAAAAAAACAGGTTTGATTTAGTGACCAATGTAGATAAATCCATTCAACAAAAGTTCGAGTCATTTTTAAAAGAACATTATCCTAGTCATCAGTTATTTGCAGAAGAGAAGTCTAATAGTGAAATCAATGCTAAAGAAGGTCATGTTTGGATTATGGATCCAATCGATGGTACAACCAACTTAGTTAAGCAACAAGAAGATTATTGTATTATCTTAGGGTATTTTGTAGAAGGTGAGCCTATGCTGTCATATATTTATGATTATCCACATGGCAAACTTTATAAAGCAGTCAGAGGATTCGGAGCTTATGTAAATGGCGAGCCATTATCATCGCCAGAAGATATCGAGTTAAAAGATGCGATTATTTCTTATAATCCATTAGTAATTAATGATGAAACGATTCAAGATTTGAACGAGGCATCATTTGGATACCGTTGTATTGGCTCATGTGGACTAGATTCAATACGTGTAATTAAAGGTCAGTTTGGTGCACATGTCAACACGAATCCGAAGCCATGGGACATAGCAGCACAATTTTTATTTGCAAGTGAACTTGGCTTGAAAATGACCACATTGGATAATACAAAGTTAGATTTTTCAACAGCAGGTCCGTTTATTATTAGTAATAAAGCTTGTCATACACATATGTTAGATGTACTTAATTCAGGTAATGGATATAAAAATTAGGAAATCACAAAAAATGTTTTAGTTTTATTATTTATTAAATAAATAATAGGTCTAAAGAACTATGTCTTATTTATTATATTACTATATAATGTATTATTAAATAGAGTAGAAAATTGACATAGAAATGGAGAATGATAAGAGTGAATCGTTCTGAAAAAAATAAAAAAATGGGCTTACCGACAAAAGTTTTCTTGTGGTTTATAGGCATATTAGTGCTGCTAGCATTAATTGCAGTCATATATCTTGGCTATAAAATATTTTCTGTTGGAGGATCTATCCATAACCCTCTTGATAGAGATAAATCATCATTAAGAGATAAAAGTGTGAATTTGGATGATGGAGATCCATTTACTATTGCATTATTTGGCGTAGATTCTAATGCAGAAAGAAATGCTAACGGCGGTGGACAACGTAGTGACACGATTATGGTACTATCCGTTAATCCAGAAAAGAAAACAACTGAAATCGTTAGTATACCTAGAGATACACAAGCAGATATTGTTGGTAAAGGGACAACTGAAAAAATTAACCACGCATATGCATATGGTGGGCCTGACATGGCAGTGAAGTCTCTAGAAAAATTATTAAATGTACCGATTGACCATTACGCAACAATTGATATGGATGGTATGCAAGATATGATTGACACTGTTGGTGGTATTACAGTAACAAGTAACGCAACTTTCTCTTATGACGGTTATCAATTTACTGAAGGTGAACGGTCTAAAATGGATGGTAAAGAAGCCATGGCGTTTATCAGAAGTCGTAAAGAAGATGGAGCTGGTGGCGATTTTGGACGTCAAGAACGTCAACAACTTGTTATTCAAGGCCTTGCCAATAAACTTACAAGTGTGAGTTCTATTACGCATTTTAATTCTTTAATGAATCATGTTGAAGATAATGTGAAGACAGATTTATCAGTCGGTGAATTAAATAAAGTAAGAAGTAATTATAAAGATGCAAATGACAATGTAAATAGACATCAATTAGAAGGCCAAGGTGGCATTCAAGATGACGGACTATATTACTTTGTACCTAGTGAAAATTCATTAAATGAAATTGAGACAAACGTAAAAGATAATTTAGGTATTTAATATAAGAATAGCGCGTGAGAAATCAAATCTGATTTAAAAATTAGATTGGTTTTTCACGCGTTTTTAATTGAGTACAAAAAAGCTATTTTAATAATCAATGAGATTGTAGATTGAATAGAATCTGATGCATAGCGCTGTTAAACATTGTGCTATTTAATAAAAAAATAAAGAATATAATGAAATACCTTAACAATTGAGAAAAATACCTATACAATAGTATTAACATTATTTTAAAAAGTGTGGGGCTTTTAGATGTAATGTTACAAAACATCTTATGAAGTTAAATACATGGGCGAAAATATATAATAGGGGTGAAGACTATGCAAGAACATTTGATTGTCTCGTTAGACGGCAAAGATTATCTTGTTGAACCTGGAACCAATTTACTACAGTTTATTAAATCACAAGATACATTTGTGCCTTCAATATGTTACAACGAATCATTAGGTCCTATCCAAACATGTGATACCTGTACTGTAGAAATCGACGGTAAAATGGAACGTGCTTGTAGTACCACAATTGATAGACCAATGATTGTTAATACGCAAAATGACAAAGTACAAGCCAGCCAAAAAGAAGCGTTAGATCGCATTTTAGAAAAACATATGCTTTATTGTACGGTGTGTGATTACAACAATGGTGATTGTGAAATTCATAATACGATGGACCAATGGGGTCTTGAACATCAAACATATGAATATAAAGAGAAGCCATACGAAAAAGATTATGGCCCATTCTACCGTTATGATCCAAATCAATGTATCCTGTGTGGACGTTGTGTGGAAGTATGTCAAGACGTACAAGTAAATGAGACTTTAACAATTGACTGGGAACGTCAACAACCGCGCGTTATATGGGATAACGATACTTCTATAAATGATTCTTCTTGCGTGGGATGTGGACAATGTGCAACAGTTTGTCCATGTAACGCGATGTTGGAAGTTAATATGGAAGGTAATGCAGGTTATATGACTGACCTAGAACCTGGTTCATTAGCGGCAATGATTGATTTAACGAAAAAAGCAGAACCAGGATACGGTCCATTATTTGCTGTTTCAGATTCAGAAGCGGCAATGCGTGAGGAACGCATCGAAAAAACTAAAACTGTATGTACATATTGCGGTGTAGGTTGTTCTTTCGATGTTTGGACAAAAAATCGTGAAGTATTAAAAGTGCAACCACAACATGAATCACCAGCAAATAAAATCTCTTCTTGTGTTAAAGGTAAATTTGGTTGGGATTATGTTGATTCTGATGAACGTTTAACAAAGCCATTAGTGCGTAAAAATGGTCAGTTTGAAGAAGTGGAATGGGAAGAAGCACTCTCAGTAGTAGCTGAAAACTTTAATAAAGTAAAAGGAACTCATGGTTCAGATGGTTTAGCATTTATTTCATCATCCAAAGCAACGAACGAAGAGTCATATTTAATGCAAAAATTAGCTAGACAAGTCATTGGTACGAATAATGTGGATAACTGTTCACGTTATTGCCAAGCGCCTGCTACTAAAGGTTTATTTAGAACAGTCGGTCATGGTGGTGACTCTGGTTCAATTGAAGATCTTGAAATAGCTGATATGGTTGTCTTGATAGGTACAAATACAGCTGAAGCACATCCAGTTATCGCGTCACGAATTAAACGTGGTCATAAACTTTATAATAATACATTAAATGTATTTGATATTCGTAAGCATGAAATGGCGGAACGTGCTGATAATTTCTATCAACCAAAACCAGGTACAGACTTAGTATGGTTATCAGCAGTGACAAAATATATTATCGATGAAGATTTACATGACAAAGCATTCATTAATGAATGGGTAAATCATTTTGATGAATATTACAAATCATTAGCGCCATACACAATGGAATTTGCGGAAGAAACAACAGGTATCTCTAAAGATGCGTTAATTGATTTTGCACATCAAGTTGCAGATGCTAAATCTGTCTCTATAGCATGGGCTATGGGTGTTACACAACAAGATATCGGTAGTGATACATCGACTGCGATTTCTAACTTGTTATTAGCGACAGGTAACTACAGAAAACCAGGTTCAGGCGCGTATCCTTTACGTGGACATAATAACGTACAAGGATGTAGTGATATGGGAAGCATGCCAGACCAATTCCCTGGCTATCAAAAAGTGACTGATGATGAAATTAGAGCCAAATTCGAACGTGAATATGGTGAAACATTACCAAAACAAGTAGGAAAAGATAACCATCAAATGATGGAAGGTATCCACAATGGCGAAATTGATTCATTATATTTATATGGTGAAGATACGGGTATTGTTGATTCTAATATTAACTTTGTACAAGCTGCTTTAGAGAAAGTTGGTTTCCTAGTTGTACAAGATGAGTTCTTTACATTCACTGCTACTTATGCAGATGTCGTGTTACCAGCAAGCCCATCATTAGAAAAAACAGGTACTTTTACGAATACGGAACGTCGTATCCAACGTTTGTTCCAAGCACTAGAACCAAAAGGTGATTCAAAACCAGATTGGCAAATTATACAAGCAGTTGCTAAGGCAATGGGATATGATTGGAATTATACACATCCAAGTCAAATCATGGACGAGATTGCACGTCTAACACCACTTTATTCTGGTGTGAATTATGATAGATTAGAAGGATACAATAGTTTACAATGGCCAGTAGCTGAAGATGGTACGGATGAGCCAATACTTTATCTTGAAGGGTTTAATTTTGAAGATAAGAAAGCTAATTTCTATCCATTAACATTTGATAATTTCTTTAAAGTGAATGAAGAATATGATTTGCATGTAAATAATGGTAGATTATTAGAACATTTCCATGAAGGTAATATGACTTATAAAGTACCTGGACTTGAATATAAAGTACCTAATGCTTTCGTTGAAGTCTCACCAGAGCTTGCAGAGGATAGAGGTATCCATGAAGGTGCAGAAATTAAATTGATTTCTGAAACGGGTGAAGTTGAGCTTGTAGCACATGTCACAGATAGAGTAAAAGGCAAAGAAATTTATATTCCGTTAAATAACAATGCAATGGCACATGGTGATCATGGTGCGATTAATCTATTAACTAATAGTGATGTTGATAAAGATACAGATACACCATCATATAAACGTACAAGTTGTCGCATGGAAGTGAAGACACGTAGAGGTAAATCACCATTGAATCCTACGAACTTCCGTGTTAATAAGCAACGTCAACCGCAATATAGTGTTCGTGTTCAAGATAAATGGAAGCGTGAAGATTATACTTTCCCAGGAAGTCAGGTGGATAGATAATGGCTGAGAGAATCACACAGATTAAACGCATGCAAAAATCAGAAGCAGAACTCAAGGAAGAAAGTTTAACTGAAGTGACAGATGCAATTGTTGCTAATAAGGATAGCATTTTAAAAGCAATCAATATCATTAGTACACTAGACGATGCTAAGCTATTAGATGCAATGTCTGGTGCGGTTAAGAGTAGAGGTGTGATTGCCAATAAATTCGCTGTAGAATTAAATAAAGAGCAATACACTGGTTTAATTTCAAACATGGCATCACTTGTATTTTTACTTGGTGATTTAAATGTGGATGATTTAACAACAATGTTAAATAAAGTAAACAAAGGATTAAGTGTTGCTAATAAGGCAAATCCAAATCAAAAAACGTCAATTACTGGATTGATGGGTATCTTGAAAGACGATGAAATGAACCGTAGTTTAACGTATATGTTAAATATGTTAAGAGGTATGTCTAGAGATTAACCATGGGCCTTGTAAGGCATAATTCATTAGATATTTAATGAGCGTTACAATTCATAAGTTCAATAACGAGGAATGTGCATAAGAGATCAAATAATCATTTTGGTTTCTAGCACGTTCCTTTTTTGTGTTTTATAAAATGACATATTGAAACAAAGCTAAATGTGATACAATTTCTAATGTCGGTATTAATTTTAATCAATTATTTATAGCAAGGAGTGGAAGTCTTATCAGCCCGAAAATGGTAAAAATCTTAGCTATTATTTCAAATGTATTATTAGTGATTGGTATAGTATTTTTGATCACTTTAAATATAGCAATGGCAATAACCATGTTTGTTGCGTCTCTTGCAATAAGCTTAACCATATTTAATACATTATTTAGAGAGCGAACAGCGATGAAAATTATAATCAATATTTCATTTGTAATAGTTTTAATTGCTATTATATTTGCTTATGTTACATTAACAAAATAAGTGCAAGATGAGGAGTTTTTCACGAAATGAATGACAACATAAAGCGTAAAATACCTATGTTTATTATAATTTTAATATTAGTTGTTTTTGCAATCTTATTTATTGTTAATGAAACCCATTTATTTGATGACGAAAAAACACATACTTTTGATGAAGCTGTTGAAAAACAAGTAGGTGCTGGTACATTAAATATGACAGAGAAAAATGGGCGATTTGTTGAAGCGTCTAAAAAAGATGTAGAAAAAGCAATGGATGTAAATAGTGACAAAGATAACTTAAATCATATGGATATTTCTGAAAAAGTGTCCATGTCTGAAGAAGAACTCAATAGTATTTTAAAAGATAAAGGTATTTTAAAAAATAAAGGGCAAGCATTTTTAGATGCTCAAGATAAATATGAAGTGAATGTCCTGTACCTTGTAAGTCATGCACTTGTTGAGACAGGAAATGGCAAATCAGAGCTTGCTAAGGGCATAGAAGTTGATGGTAAAACATATTTTAATTTTTACGGCATTGGTGCTTTTGATGAGAATGCAGTTCATACAGGTAGCAGTTTTGCAAAAAAACAAAAATGGACATCACCTGAAAAGGCAATTATGGGTGGTGCGCGCTTTGTGAGAGGTAACTACTTTGAAAATAATCAACTCTCCTTGTACCAAATGCGCTGGAATCCTAAGTCACCAGGAGAACATCAATATGCAAGTGATATTGAATGGGATGAGAACATTGCTACGTTTATGAAACATTATTATCATCAACTAGGTATAAAAAAAGATCATATTAATAAAGACTACTATCTATAAATGAAGATATAACAAAACATTTGAAAGAGAGTCATATTAATAATGAAGAAATTGGGAAATTTGGAGTGAATTAAAAGATGAAAATAGCTATAGTGGGTGCTGGAATCGGTGGATTAACAGCTGCAGCATTATTATGTGAACAAGGACACGAAGTTAAAGTTTTTGAAAAAAATAGCACTATTACAGAAGTCGGTGCAGGCATTGGTATCGGTGGTAATGTCATTGACAAACTTGGGAAACATGATTTAGCAAAAGGTATTAAAAACATAGGTCAAGTTATCAATGTTATGGAAATATTAGATGATAAAGATAATGTGTTAAGTAAAGCAAAATTGAAGAAAAACACAGTGAATTTAACAATGACGCGTCAAAGTTTAATTGATGTAATTAAATCATACGTTTCTGAATCTGCTATTTATACTAATCACCATGTTACGCATGTTGATAATAATGCTTTAAAAGTTGTGATGCATTTTGAAGCACAAGAAGCAGAAGCATTTGATTTATGTATTGGTGCTGATGGACTTCATTCGAACATAAGACATACTGTAGCACCTAATAGTAAAACACAGTATCAAGGATATACGGTGTTTAGAGGTCTTGTAGAAGATATAGATATTAAGTCTGATAATGTTGCAAAAGAGTATTGGTCTGCAAAAGGTAGAGTAGGTGTCGTACCGTTATTAAATAATCAAGCTTATTGGTTTATTTCAATCAATGCGAAAGAAAATGATGCGACAATGCAATCCTATGGTAAGCCACATTTACAAGCTAGATTTAATCATTTTCCAAATGAAGTTAGAAAAGTGTTAGATAAACAAAGTGAAACAGATATTCTATTACATGATATTTATGATTTACAACCACTAAAAACTTTCGTCTATCAGCGCGTGATTTTATTAGGCGATGCGGCACATGCAACAACGCCAAATATGGGACAAGGCGCTGGTCAAGCAATGGAAGATGCTATCGTACTAGCTAATTGTTTACAAGCTTATCCATTTGAAGCAGCATTACAAAGATACGATAAAATCCGTGTGGATCATACCAAAAAAGTCATTAAGCGATCTAGAAAAATTGGCAAATTAGCTCAAAGAAGCAATAAAATCGTTATTTCATTAAGAAATAGCATAGCTAAAATCATGCCTAATCGTCTTGTTGCAGCGCAAACTAAGTTTATATACAAATCGAAAAACAAATAAAAATAAAACCTCGAAACACAGTTTGACTGTTGTTTCGAGGTTTTTTGTGATTGAAGTATTTTAGTTCACAATAAATTTAGGTTGGTCATTGTTCAATTTACTAATTGTATCATTGGCTACGATTTTAGACATCATATCACGTGATTCAAATGTAGCATTACCTATGTGCGGAGTGATAACGACATTATCTAATGTTTTAAGTTCATCATTAATCTCCGGTTCGAATTCGAAGACATCTAAAGCGGCACCTTCAATTTCTTTATCTTTCAATGCTTGTACTAAAGCTTTTTCGTGAACAATAGGTCCTCTTGAAGCATTAATTAGGTAACTCGTTGGTTTCATCATTTCAAATTGCGCTTTGTCAATTTGGTGATGAAGACTTGGATTGTAAGCAGCATTAATTGTAACAAAGTCTGCATTTTTTAATAATGT
Protein-coding sequences here:
- a CDS encoding N-acetylglucosaminidase gives rise to the protein MNDNIKRKIPMFIIILILVVFAILFIVNETHLFDDEKTHTFDEAVEKQVGAGTLNMTEKNGRFVEASKKDVEKAMDVNSDKDNLNHMDISEKVSMSEEELNSILKDKGILKNKGQAFLDAQDKYEVNVLYLVSHALVETGNGKSELAKGIEVDGKTYFNFYGIGAFDENAVHTGSSFAKKQKWTSPEKAIMGGARFVRGNYFENNQLSLYQMRWNPKSPGEHQYASDIEWDENIATFMKHYYHQLGIKKDHINKDYYL
- a CDS encoding FAD-dependent monooxygenase — encoded protein: MKIAIVGAGIGGLTAAALLCEQGHEVKVFEKNSTITEVGAGIGIGGNVIDKLGKHDLAKGIKNIGQVINVMEILDDKDNVLSKAKLKKNTVNLTMTRQSLIDVIKSYVSESAIYTNHHVTHVDNNALKVVMHFEAQEAEAFDLCIGADGLHSNIRHTVAPNSKTQYQGYTVFRGLVEDIDIKSDNVAKEYWSAKGRVGVVPLLNNQAYWFISINAKENDATMQSYGKPHLQARFNHFPNEVRKVLDKQSETDILLHDIYDLQPLKTFVYQRVILLGDAAHATTPNMGQGAGQAMEDAIVLANCLQAYPFEAALQRYDKIRVDHTKKVIKRSRKIGKLAQRSNKIVISLRNSIAKIMPNRLVAAQTKFIYKSKNK
- a CDS encoding helix-turn-helix transcriptional regulator, yielding MNKRERQNKLVLAIQENRQITASELATDLNVSKRTILRDIQDLEDQGVKILAKHGKLGGYQLQETPNSYEIELTENQLSALFLVLNESQSYSTLPYKEEINAIIKKCLNLPYTKMRRYLKKLDRYIKFDHSEHLNLPPIFSEVLIYCTERNVMAVEYNNRTDIVTENVIFIGLLCDEGLWKAVIFEIGLGKTNEIPIVDIHDISYSFGKTIKTQDITVNNYQQFLNPTES
- the fdhF gene encoding formate dehydrogenase subunit alpha, whose translation is MQEHLIVSLDGKDYLVEPGTNLLQFIKSQDTFVPSICYNESLGPIQTCDTCTVEIDGKMERACSTTIDRPMIVNTQNDKVQASQKEALDRILEKHMLYCTVCDYNNGDCEIHNTMDQWGLEHQTYEYKEKPYEKDYGPFYRYDPNQCILCGRCVEVCQDVQVNETLTIDWERQQPRVIWDNDTSINDSSCVGCGQCATVCPCNAMLEVNMEGNAGYMTDLEPGSLAAMIDLTKKAEPGYGPLFAVSDSEAAMREERIEKTKTVCTYCGVGCSFDVWTKNREVLKVQPQHESPANKISSCVKGKFGWDYVDSDERLTKPLVRKNGQFEEVEWEEALSVVAENFNKVKGTHGSDGLAFISSSKATNEESYLMQKLARQVIGTNNVDNCSRYCQAPATKGLFRTVGHGGDSGSIEDLEIADMVVLIGTNTAEAHPVIASRIKRGHKLYNNTLNVFDIRKHEMAERADNFYQPKPGTDLVWLSAVTKYIIDEDLHDKAFINEWVNHFDEYYKSLAPYTMEFAEETTGISKDALIDFAHQVADAKSVSIAWAMGVTQQDIGSDTSTAISNLLLATGNYRKPGSGAYPLRGHNNVQGCSDMGSMPDQFPGYQKVTDDEIRAKFEREYGETLPKQVGKDNHQMMEGIHNGEIDSLYLYGEDTGIVDSNINFVQAALEKVGFLVVQDEFFTFTATYADVVLPASPSLEKTGTFTNTERRIQRLFQALEPKGDSKPDWQIIQAVAKAMGYDWNYTHPSQIMDEIARLTPLYSGVNYDRLEGYNSLQWPVAEDGTDEPILYLEGFNFEDKKANFYPLTFDNFFKVNEEYDLHVNNGRLLEHFHEGNMTYKVPGLEYKVPNAFVEVSPELAEDRGIHEGAEIKLISETGEVELVAHVTDRVKGKEIYIPLNNNAMAHGDHGAINLLTNSDVDKDTDTPSYKRTSCRMEVKTRRGKSPLNPTNFRVNKQRQPQYSVRVQDKWKREDYTFPGSQVDR
- a CDS encoding inositol monophosphatase family protein, whose protein sequence is MEKEQLIKIDDSIHAWFNTLDDIIPKLINDMVTSTKKNRFDLVTNVDKSIQQKFESFLKEHYPSHQLFAEEKSNSEINAKEGHVWIMDPIDGTTNLVKQQEDYCIILGYFVEGEPMLSYIYDYPHGKLYKAVRGFGAYVNGEPLSSPEDIELKDAIISYNPLVINDETIQDLNEASFGYRCIGSCGLDSIRVIKGQFGAHVNTNPKPWDIAAQFLFASELGLKMTTLDNTKLDFSTAGPFIISNKACHTHMLDVLNSGNGYKN
- a CDS encoding LCP family protein — its product is MNRSEKNKKMGLPTKVFLWFIGILVLLALIAVIYLGYKIFSVGGSIHNPLDRDKSSLRDKSVNLDDGDPFTIALFGVDSNAERNANGGGQRSDTIMVLSVNPEKKTTEIVSIPRDTQADIVGKGTTEKINHAYAYGGPDMAVKSLEKLLNVPIDHYATIDMDGMQDMIDTVGGITVTSNATFSYDGYQFTEGERSKMDGKEAMAFIRSRKEDGAGGDFGRQERQQLVIQGLANKLTSVSSITHFNSLMNHVEDNVKTDLSVGELNKVRSNYKDANDNVNRHQLEGQGGIQDDGLYYFVPSENSLNEIETNVKDNLGI
- a CDS encoding DUF1641 domain-containing protein — translated: MAERITQIKRMQKSEAELKEESLTEVTDAIVANKDSILKAINIISTLDDAKLLDAMSGAVKSRGVIANKFAVELNKEQYTGLISNMASLVFLLGDLNVDDLTTMLNKVNKGLSVANKANPNQKTSITGLMGILKDDEMNRSLTYMLNMLRGMSRD